Genomic segment of Microbacterium sp. BH-3-3-3:
GCGCGAGACGACGTCGAGGTCGTTGGCGATGCGCACACCGTGGCCGAGGCGCAGGGCGCGTCCGTCGATGAGTGCGGAACGAATGGATGCCAGACCCGCCCCCTCACCGGCGTGCACCGTGGTGGGGAAGAACTGCTCAGCCAGATAGTCGAACGCCTCGCGGTGACGCGACGGCAGGAACCCGTCTTCGGGACCGGCGATGTCGAAGCCGACGACACCACGACCGCGCCACGAGACGGCGAGTTCGGCGATGTCTCGGGAGTTGTCGTTGTGGCGCAGCGCCGTGAGCAGCTGACCCACGCGGATGTCCTGTCCGCGGGCGTCGGCGGCGTCTTCCCCCGCTTCGATGCCCTCCTGCACCGCATCCACGACGTCGTCGAGGCTGAGACCGCGGGTGAGGTGCTGTTCCGGCGCCCACCGCACCTCGCCGTAGACGACGCCGTCGGCGGCGAGATCCTCGACGAACTCCTTCGCGGTGCGCACGAGACCCTCGCGGGTCTGCATCACCCCGACCGTCGCCGAGAACTTCTCGAGGTAGTCCTCGAGCGATCCGCCGTCGATGTGGTCCGAGAACCAGGCCTCGAGGCCCTTCGCGTCGTCGGCGGGGAGGTCGAGGTCGATCTCATCGGCCAGCTCGAGGACGGTCTGCGGGCGCAGTCCCCCGTCGAGGTGATCGTGCAGCGACACCTTGGGCAGGCTCTGCACCTTCACACCCTCGATGCGGACGTCGTCGGTGGCCATGGTGCTGCTCCTTCGGTCGGATGCCATCACGCGGTGATGCGCTCGCGCACGAGCGGGGATGCTGCAGGCGCCGTGTCGCCGATCTCCCACGCTCCATCGACCGAGGCGAGTGCCCGCTCGAAACGGGCCCCGTCGTCGGCCGAA
This window contains:
- a CDS encoding adenosine deaminase; translated protein: MATDDVRIEGVKVQSLPKVSLHDHLDGGLRPQTVLELADEIDLDLPADDAKGLEAWFSDHIDGGSLEDYLEKFSATVGVMQTREGLVRTAKEFVEDLAADGVVYGEVRWAPEQHLTRGLSLDDVVDAVQEGIEAGEDAADARGQDIRVGQLLTALRHNDNSRDIAELAVSWRGRGVVGFDIAGPEDGFLPSRHREAFDYLAEQFFPTTVHAGEGAGLASIRSALIDGRALRLGHGVRIANDLDVVSREGEEVQVTFGDLARWVRDREITLELSPTSNLQSGAVTAWGDTMDAHPFDLLYQLDFSVTVNVDNRLMSATTLTRELGLLAQAFDYDLGDLEAFQLNAAAGAFLPVEEREELIEIISEGFQA